Proteins found in one Mustela lutreola isolate mMusLut2 chromosome 12, mMusLut2.pri, whole genome shotgun sequence genomic segment:
- the DIRAS2 gene encoding GTP-binding protein Di-Ras2 has protein sequence MPEQSNDYRVAVFGAGGVGKSSLVLRFVKGTFRESYIPTVEDTYRQVISCDKSICTLQITDTTGSHQFPAMQRLSISKGHAFILVYSITSRQSLEELKPIYEQICEIKGDVESIPIMLVGNKCDESPSREVESGEAEALARKWKCAFMETSAKLNHNVKELFQELLNLEKRRTVSLQIDGKKSKQQKRKEKLKGKCVVM, from the coding sequence ATGCCGGAACAGAGCAATGACTACCGCGTGGCCGTGTTCGGGGCCGGGGGTGTTGGCAAGAGCTCGCTGGTGCTGAGGTTCGTGAAGGGCACGTTCCGGGAGAGCTACATCCCCACGGTGGAGGACACCTACCGGCAGGTGATCAGCTGCGACAAGAGCATCTGCACGCTGCAGATCACCGACACCACGGGCAGCCACCAGTTCCCGGCCATGCAGCGGCTGTCCATCTCCAAGGGCCACGCCTTCATCCTGGTCTACTCCATCACCAGCCGGCAGTCGCTGGAGGAGCTCAAGCCCATCTACGAGCAGATCTGCGAGATCAAAGGGGACGTGGAGAGCATCCCCATCATGCTGGTGGGGAACAAGTGCGACGAGAGCCCCAGCCGTGAGGTGGAGAGCGGCGAGGCCGAGGCCCTGGCCCGGAAGTGGAAGTGCGCCTTCATGGAGACCTCGGCCAAGCTCAACCACAACGTGAAGGAGCTCTTCCAGGAGCTGCTCAACTTGGAGAAGCGTAGGACCGTGAGCCTCCAGATCGACGGGAAAAAGAGCAAGcagcagaaaaggaaagagaagctcaagGGCAAGTGCGTGGTCATGTGA